A stretch of the Pseudorasbora parva isolate DD20220531a chromosome 13, ASM2467924v1, whole genome shotgun sequence genome encodes the following:
- the ppdpfa gene encoding pancreatic progenitor cell differentiation and proliferation factor A translates to MAAIPSSGSLIATHDYYRRRIGSTSSNSSCGSSEYTGEVIPHPPGLARQDSGHWWSSFFFGKQNQMGTPNGFESQQKVGTYTVTNGQVTCVAREIVMKRQMSESSDSGKEPGSPLPT, encoded by the exons ATGGCAGCAATTCCATCAAGCGGTTCCCTTATCGCAACCCATGATTACTACCGAA GGCGCATTGGATCTACATCTAGCAACAGTTCCTGTGGCAGTTCGGAGTACACTGGGGAGGTCATTCCACACCCACCAG GTCTGGCACGACAGGACTCTGGCCACTGGTGGTCCAGTTTCTTCTTTGGGAAGCAGAATCAAATGGGGACACCCAATGGATTTGAATCCCAGCAGAA GGTTGGCACCTACACAGTGACAAACGGTCAGGTGACCTGCGTTGCCCGTGAGATTGTGATGAAGAGACAGATGAGTGAGAGCAGTGACTCCGGGAAGGAGCCTGGATCTCCCCTCCCCACATAA